The following are from one region of the Salmo salar chromosome ssa27, Ssal_v3.1, whole genome shotgun sequence genome:
- the ggcta gene encoding gamma-glutamylcyclotransferase a isoform X2 — translation MIGNLAHIARFCLGNMAATADHFMYFAFGSNLLKERLQLANPSAIFHCTGRLKQDYTLNFGLWGEHIDNRWHGGVATIEQKEGGEVWGVVWRMSNDHLASLDQQEGVDMGMYFPLEVTVETDNGALLCRTYQMNRFHACPPSPQYKQVVCLGAQQNGLPVQYMRRLEEVQTNNYSGPSILDKISQVIK, via the exons ATGATTGGTAACCTGGCTCATATCGCAAGGTTTTGCTTAGGAAACATGGCAGCAACAGCAGATCACTTCATGTATTTTGCCTTTGGAAGCAACTTGTTGAAGGAGAGACTTCAGCTGGCGAACCCCTCAGCTATATTTCATTGCACCGGCCGACTGAAG CAGGACTACACATTGAACTTTGGTCTGTGGGGGGAGCACATTGACAACCGTTGGCATGGCGGAGTAGCAACCATCGagcagaaagaggggggagaggtgtgggGGGTGGTCTGGAGGATGAGCAACGACCACCTAGCCAGCCTGGAcca gcaggaGGGGGTGGACATGGGTATGTACTTCCCCTTAGAGGTGACAGTGGAGACAGACAACGGGGCGCTGCTCTGTAGAACGTACCAGATGAACCGCTTCCACGCCTGTCCCCCTTCGCCACAGTACAAACAG gtggtgtgtttAGGAGCCCAGCAGAATGGTCTACCAGTGCAGTACatgaggagactagaggaggttCAGACCAACAACTACAGTGGCCCTTCTATCCTGGACAAGATCTCACAGGTCATTAagtaa
- the ggcta gene encoding gamma-glutamylcyclotransferase a isoform X1, producing the protein MIGNLAHIARFCLGNMAATADHFMYFAFGSNLLKERLQLANPSAIFHCTGRLKDYTLNFGLWGEHIDNRWHGGVATIEQKEGGEVWGVVWRMSNDHLASLDQQEGVDMGMYFPLEVTVETDNGALLCRTYQMNRFHACPPSPQYKQVVCLGAQQNGLPVQYMRRLEEVQTNNYSGPSILDKISQVIK; encoded by the exons ATGATTGGTAACCTGGCTCATATCGCAAGGTTTTGCTTAGGAAACATGGCAGCAACAGCAGATCACTTCATGTATTTTGCCTTTGGAAGCAACTTGTTGAAGGAGAGACTTCAGCTGGCGAACCCCTCAGCTATATTTCATTGCACCGGCCGACTGAAG GACTACACATTGAACTTTGGTCTGTGGGGGGAGCACATTGACAACCGTTGGCATGGCGGAGTAGCAACCATCGagcagaaagaggggggagaggtgtgggGGGTGGTCTGGAGGATGAGCAACGACCACCTAGCCAGCCTGGAcca gcaggaGGGGGTGGACATGGGTATGTACTTCCCCTTAGAGGTGACAGTGGAGACAGACAACGGGGCGCTGCTCTGTAGAACGTACCAGATGAACCGCTTCCACGCCTGTCCCCCTTCGCCACAGTACAAACAG gtggtgtgtttAGGAGCCCAGCAGAATGGTCTACCAGTGCAGTACatgaggagactagaggaggttCAGACCAACAACTACAGTGGCCCTTCTATCCTGGACAAGATCTCACAGGTCATTAagtaa